Proteins from one Peromyscus eremicus unplaced genomic scaffold, PerEre_H2_v1 PerEre#2#chr22_unloc_1, whole genome shotgun sequence genomic window:
- the Scamp4 gene encoding secretory carrier-associated membrane protein 4, whose amino-acid sequence MAGKENNFPPLPRFVPLKPCFYQDFSDEIPVEHQVLVKRIYRLWMFYCATLGVNLVACLAWWIAGGAGANFGLAMLWLLLFTPCSYVCWFRPAYKAFRADSSFNFMAFFFIFGAQFVLTAIQAIGFSGWGACGWLAAVGFFGVNVGAAVVMLIPAILFSLSAVMMAVALVRVHRIYRGAGGSLQKAQTEWNTGTWRNPPSREAQFNNFSGNSLPEYPTVPSYPSGGQWP is encoded by the exons ATGGCAG GAAAGGAGAACAACTTCCCGCCCCTGCCCCGCTTTGTGCCGCTGAAGCCCTGCTTCTACCAGGACTTCTCCGACGAGATCCCCGTGGAGCACCAGGTGCtggtgaagaggatctaccggcTGTGGATGT TTTACTGTGCCACTCTGGGTGTGAACCTGGTGGCCTGCCTGGCCTGGTGGATTGCGGGTGGAGCGGGGGCCAACTTCGGCCTGGCCATGCTCTGGCTGCTTCTCTTCACTCCCTGCAGTTATGTGTGCTGGTTCCGGCCTGCATACAAGGCCTTCCG AGCTGACAGCTCCTTTAACTTCATGGCGTTCTTCTTCATCTTCGGAGCACAGTTTGTCCTGACCGCCATCCAGGCCATCGGCTTCTCAGGCTGGGGCGCATG tggctggctggcagctgttGGATTCTTTGGGGTCAATGTTGGGGCAGCTGTGGTCATGCTGATCCCGGCCATCTTGTTTTCCTTGTCCGCTGTCATGATGGCCGTCGCACTTGTGAGG GTGCATAGGATCTACCGTGGGGCTGGTGGAAGCCTCCAGAAGGCACAGACGGAGTGGAACACTGGTACCTGGAGGAACCCCCCATCGAGGGAGGCCCAGTTTAACAACTTCTCTGGGAATAGCCTGCCCGAATACCCCACTGTCCCCAGCTACCCCAGTGGAGGCCAGTGGCCTTAG
- the Adat3 gene encoding probable inactive tRNA-specific adenosine deaminase-like protein 3 — MEPSWGLAEQPGPGKAGSEEREPAQWQALPVLSEQQSGAVELVLAYAAPVLDKRQTSRLLREVSAVYPLPAQPHLKRVRPSRSAAGGAHASDLLLCLAGPSAGPRSLAELLPRPAVDPRGLGTPFLVPVPARPPLTRSQFEEARAHWPTSFHEDKQVTSALAGQLFSAQARAAMQSHMEEAVCAAQRAAAQGLRAVGAVVVDPASDRVLATGHDCSGLASPLLHAVMVCIDLVAQGQGRGSCDLRRHPACSFAPATAAQGARAGSVRKLDEDEDGLPYVCTGYDLYVTREPCVMCAMALVHARIQRVFYGAPSPDGALGTRFRVHARPDLNHRFQVFRGILEDQCCQLDPDP; from the coding sequence ATGGAGCCCTCCTGGGGCCTCGCAGAGCAGCCTGGGCCTGGGAAGGCTGGAAGTGAGGAGCGAGAGCCGGCGCAGTGGCAGGCCCTCCCTGTCCTGTCGGAGCAGCAGTCGGGGGCCGTGGAGCTGGTGCTGGCCTACGCCGCGCCTGTCCTGGACAAGCGCCAGACGTCCCGCCTGCTGCGGGAGGTGTCCGCCGTCTACCCgcttcctgcccagccccacctcAAGCGGGTACGCCCCAGCCGCAGCGCCGCCGGCGGCGCCCACGCGTCAGATCTGCTGCTGTGCCTGGCGGGGCCCTCAGCAGGCCCGCGCTCGCTGGCCGAGCTCCTCCCCAGGCCGGCCGTGGACCCGCGTGGCCTGGGCACACCGTTCCTGGTGCCCGTGCCCGCCCGGCCGCCGCTCACCCGGAGCCAGTTTGAGGAGGCGCGGGCCCACTGGCCCACGTCCTTCCACGAGGACAAGCAGGTGACCAGCGCGCTGGCCGGGCAGCTCTTCTCTGCGCAGGCGCGAGCGGCCATGCAGAGCCACATGGAAGAGGCCGTGTGTGCCGCCCAGAGGGCAGCTGCCCAGGGCCTGCGGGCAGTGGGCGCTGTGGTGGTGGACCCAGCCTCGGACCGCGTGCTGGCCACAGGCCATGACTGCAGCGGCCTGGCCAGCCCCCTGCTGCACGCTGTCATGGTGTGCATCGACCTGGTGGCCCAGGGGCAGGGCCGTGGCTCCTGTGACCTCAGACGCCACCCGGCTTGCTCCTTCGCCCCGGCTACCGCCGCCCAGGGTGCACGTGCTGGCAGCGTGCGCAAGctggatgaggatgaggatggtcTGCCCTACGTGTGCACCGGCTACGACCTGTATGTTACCCGCGAGCCCTGCGTCATGTGCGCCATGGCCCTCGTCCACGCCCGCATCCAGCGCGTCTTCTATGGGGCGCCCTCGCCCGATGGCGCCCTGGGCACGCGCTTCCGTGTCCACGCGCGGCCAGACCTCAACCACCGCTTCCAGGTGTTCCGCGGCATCCTCGAGGACCAGTGCTGCCAGCTGGACCCCGACCCGTAG